A genomic region of Catalinimonas niigatensis contains the following coding sequences:
- a CDS encoding HYC_CC_PP family protein, with protein MKFIRQIIAICMAMVMLVATTSFTMSAHFCGSELQHLSFLGQAESCEMHTRQIPPCQHEQEQQNRIEKQSCCKDLTVVSDLQDSLKGSMLPKVLKPDLKFTANLSGFYLAIIAEHVPHYSKYHQYSPPLIDRDIPVLVQSFLI; from the coding sequence ATGAAGTTCATCCGTCAAATAATCGCAATATGCATGGCTATGGTGATGCTGGTCGCAACAACCAGTTTCACGATGAGTGCGCATTTCTGCGGAAGTGAGCTTCAGCATCTTTCATTCTTAGGACAGGCAGAATCCTGCGAAATGCATACCCGGCAAATCCCTCCCTGTCAACATGAGCAGGAGCAGCAAAACCGGATAGAAAAGCAATCATGCTGTAAAGACCTGACAGTAGTCAGCGATCTTCAAGATTCGCTGAAAGGTAGTATGTTGCCTAAAGTACTCAAGCCTGATCTCAAATTCACTGCGAACCTTAGTGGCTTCTACCTTGCCATTATTGCCGAGCACGTTCCGCATTATTCCAAGTATCATCAATACAGTCCTCCTTTGATCGATCGGGATATTCCGGTACTTGTTCAGTCTTTCCTTATTTAA
- a CDS encoding efflux RND transporter permease subunit, with product MLNAIIKFFLENKLVTVLVLLLIVAWGIVTAPFNWEVGFLPRDPVPVDAIPDIGENQQIVFTEWMGRSPQDVEDQITYPLTSALLGLPGVKSVRSSSAFGFSSIYIIFEEDIEFYWSRSRVLEKLNSLPTGLLPNEVQPKLGPDATALGQVYWYTLEGRDKDGNPTGGWDLHELRTIQDYYVRYALTSVAGVAEVASVGGYIKEYQVDVDPAALKAHQVSLMDVMQAVQKSNIDVGANTIEVNQVDYFVRGLGYVEELSDLDKVVVKVTDNVPIRIKDVARVNIGPQPRNMTGILDKSGAEAVGGVVIARYGDNPLEIINNVKEEIDNIAGGLPSKTLEDGTVSKVTIVPFYDRTGLIYETLGTLYEAISQQILITIIVIIVMVYNLRASILISALLPLAVLMCFIFMKYFGVDANIVALSGIAIAIGTMVDLGIILNENILRHLEDAPEGQSKLKTVYDATTEVATAILTAVSTTIVSFLPVFTLQAAEGKLFGPLAYTKSFALVAALIFTLIIMPAFSHWIFSIKKNHSKSGLYFNYLLMLAGPVIAFTLSSWAGWVLFAFGLANTLLYHFPEKLGKYRNLMLVGITVVAVAWLLTTEWMPLGVSSGLMLNFFFIAVILGLVLGFFALFLRIYPNLLMWFLNHKGIFLIVPTLVILIAANIWLGFDNVFGIFPKAMEKAGWNLRETAGWTAMTEVFPGLGEEFMPSLNEGSFLLMPTSMPHSGVEVNRKVLQKLDMMVTAIPEVDMVVGKAGRAETAIDPAPLSMFENTINYKSEYVSDINGKKLRFEVNEEGHFVLQNGAFYDPESMSPEQIDVKQLTPDPKGEYFRQWRKHIQTPDDIWEEIIGVINIPGVTSSPKLQPIETRLVMLQTGMRAPMGIKVYGPDLKTIEEFGMQLERYLKEVPSVKSEAVFADRIVGKPYLEVDINRDQITRYGLNIQDVQDYVETAIGGMQVSTTVEGRERFPIRVRYAREYRDNPAAIESMLVPTPLGNYIPLSQLAEIKYRPGPEMIRGENSFLVGYVLLDRMPGYAEVTVVEDAQNYLRQKIDSGELTVPSGVRYEFSGSYENQVRAEKRLAIVVPLCLMAIFLILYFQFRSIATTLFVFSGIAMAFAGGFMMLWFYGQSWFMDFSIFGTNMRELFQMQTYNLSVAVWVGFIALFGIATDDGVVVATYLKQSFERRTPENVQEVRQAVLEAGKKRVLPCMMTTATTLLALLPVLTSSGRGSDIMIPMAIPSFGGMVLEVMTVFLVPVLYSWWAERKIKKNAEVFTSS from the coding sequence ATGCTTAATGCCATCATCAAATTCTTTCTCGAGAATAAACTCGTTACCGTTCTCGTGTTGCTACTGATCGTAGCCTGGGGTATCGTAACAGCCCCTTTTAACTGGGAAGTAGGTTTTCTACCCCGAGATCCTGTTCCAGTGGATGCTATCCCGGATATTGGAGAAAACCAGCAGATTGTATTTACCGAATGGATGGGGCGTTCTCCCCAGGATGTAGAAGATCAGATTACTTATCCATTGACCAGCGCTTTGCTGGGTTTGCCAGGTGTAAAGAGTGTGCGCAGCAGTTCCGCCTTTGGTTTTTCCAGTATCTATATCATTTTTGAAGAAGATATAGAGTTTTACTGGAGCAGATCCCGTGTGCTGGAAAAACTCAACTCCTTACCTACCGGACTCCTACCCAATGAGGTACAACCTAAACTTGGACCGGATGCAACAGCCCTGGGTCAGGTATACTGGTATACCCTCGAAGGCAGGGATAAGGATGGTAACCCTACAGGAGGCTGGGATTTACATGAACTACGCACCATTCAGGACTATTACGTCCGCTATGCCCTTACCAGTGTAGCAGGGGTAGCTGAAGTGGCTTCTGTAGGGGGCTATATAAAGGAATACCAGGTAGATGTAGACCCTGCTGCCTTAAAAGCGCATCAAGTTTCCCTGATGGATGTGATGCAGGCAGTACAAAAAAGTAATATTGATGTAGGAGCCAATACTATAGAAGTCAACCAGGTAGATTACTTTGTCAGAGGCTTAGGTTATGTTGAAGAACTTAGTGACCTGGACAAGGTCGTAGTCAAAGTAACGGACAATGTACCTATCCGCATCAAAGATGTGGCTCGGGTAAACATTGGGCCACAGCCCCGTAATATGACCGGCATCCTGGATAAATCAGGAGCGGAAGCCGTAGGAGGAGTGGTCATAGCCCGCTATGGGGATAACCCTCTGGAAATCATCAATAATGTAAAAGAAGAAATTGATAACATCGCCGGAGGTCTGCCATCCAAAACTTTGGAAGATGGTACTGTCTCTAAGGTAACCATTGTCCCATTTTATGACCGTACCGGGCTGATCTACGAAACGCTGGGAACGCTTTATGAAGCGATCAGCCAGCAGATACTCATCACCATCATCGTCATCATCGTGATGGTGTACAACCTGAGAGCTTCCATCCTGATCTCTGCCTTATTGCCACTGGCAGTGCTCATGTGTTTCATTTTCATGAAATACTTTGGAGTGGATGCCAACATTGTGGCTTTATCCGGTATTGCTATTGCCATCGGTACCATGGTTGATCTGGGTATTATTCTGAATGAAAACATCCTTCGTCATCTGGAGGATGCCCCTGAAGGCCAGTCCAAACTAAAGACAGTGTACGATGCTACTACGGAGGTAGCCACAGCCATCCTAACCGCTGTGAGTACTACTATCGTGAGCTTTCTGCCGGTGTTTACCTTGCAGGCAGCAGAAGGCAAACTATTTGGTCCACTAGCTTATACTAAATCTTTTGCACTGGTTGCAGCTTTGATCTTTACGCTGATCATTATGCCTGCTTTTTCCCACTGGATATTTTCTATAAAGAAAAACCACAGCAAATCAGGTTTGTATTTCAATTACTTGTTGATGCTGGCCGGGCCAGTCATTGCTTTTACCTTATCTTCCTGGGCGGGTTGGGTGCTGTTTGCTTTTGGCCTGGCCAATACTTTACTATATCATTTTCCAGAAAAGCTGGGTAAATACCGGAATCTGATGCTGGTAGGCATTACTGTGGTGGCTGTTGCCTGGCTGCTGACTACCGAGTGGATGCCCCTTGGTGTATCCAGCGGTTTAATGCTTAACTTCTTCTTTATTGCCGTCATTTTAGGCCTGGTACTGGGTTTCTTCGCTCTTTTCCTAAGGATATATCCCAACTTGCTGATGTGGTTCCTGAATCACAAAGGCATTTTCCTTATTGTGCCTACACTCGTCATTTTAATTGCTGCCAATATATGGCTGGGTTTTGACAATGTATTCGGCATCTTTCCGAAAGCTATGGAAAAAGCAGGCTGGAACCTACGTGAGACCGCCGGTTGGACGGCCATGACAGAAGTCTTTCCCGGACTAGGTGAAGAGTTTATGCCTTCGCTTAATGAAGGTTCTTTCCTACTCATGCCTACATCTATGCCACATTCCGGCGTAGAAGTAAACCGAAAAGTACTGCAAAAACTTGATATGATGGTGACCGCTATTCCTGAGGTAGACATGGTAGTGGGCAAAGCAGGAAGGGCTGAAACCGCCATTGACCCCGCTCCTTTATCCATGTTTGAAAATACCATCAATTATAAGAGTGAATATGTCTCTGACATCAATGGTAAAAAACTACGTTTTGAGGTAAATGAAGAGGGTCACTTTGTGCTGCAAAATGGGGCATTCTATGATCCCGAAAGCATGTCTCCTGAACAGATTGATGTGAAACAACTTACTCCTGATCCAAAAGGGGAGTACTTCCGCCAATGGCGCAAACACATCCAAACCCCGGATGACATATGGGAGGAAATCATAGGCGTCATCAATATACCGGGGGTAACCTCCTCACCTAAACTACAACCTATTGAAACCCGGCTTGTGATGCTACAAACGGGTATGCGAGCCCCTATGGGCATCAAAGTGTATGGCCCAGATCTGAAAACCATAGAAGAGTTCGGGATGCAACTGGAGAGATACCTGAAGGAAGTGCCTTCGGTAAAATCAGAAGCCGTTTTTGCAGACCGTATTGTGGGCAAACCCTATCTGGAAGTCGATATTAACCGTGACCAGATTACCCGTTATGGCCTCAATATCCAGGATGTGCAAGATTATGTGGAGACTGCCATTGGCGGTATGCAGGTCAGCACAACAGTAGAAGGCAGGGAACGCTTCCCTATTCGTGTGCGCTATGCCCGTGAATACCGTGATAATCCAGCGGCCATTGAAAGCATGTTAGTACCTACCCCTTTGGGTAATTACATCCCACTAAGTCAGCTGGCAGAAATCAAGTACCGTCCCGGTCCTGAAATGATCCGTGGGGAGAACAGCTTTTTGGTAGGATATGTCTTGCTGGATAGAATGCCAGGTTATGCAGAGGTAACTGTAGTAGAAGATGCTCAAAATTACTTACGTCAAAAAATAGATTCCGGTGAGTTGACTGTTCCTTCAGGTGTGCGCTACGAATTTTCAGGAAGTTATGAAAACCAGGTACGGGCTGAAAAACGACTGGCTATTGTAGTTCCTCTATGTTTGATGGCTATTTTCCTAATCCTTTATTTCCAGTTCCGGTCCATAGCTACCACTCTTTTTGTCTTCTCAGGCATTGCCATGGCTTTTGCAGGTGGGTTTATGATGCTTTGGTTTTACGGGCAAAGTTGGTTTATGGATTTCTCCATCTTTGGTACCAACATGAGAGAGTTATTCCAGATGCAGACTTATAACCTCAGTGTAGCGGTCTGGGTGGGCTTTATTGCCTTATTTGGTATCGCTACTGATGATGGCGTTGTCGTAGCTACTTATCTTAAACAAAGCTTTGAAAGGCGGACTCCAGAAAATGTGCAGGAAGTTCGTCAGGCGGTTTTAGAAGCAGGAAAAAAGCGGGTGCTGCCTTGTATGATGACTACTGCCACCACCCTGCTTGCACTCTTACCAGTGCTTACCTCTTCAGGCAGAGGCTCAGATATCATGATTCCTATGGCCATTCCTTCCTTTGGAGGTATGGTTCTGGAAGTGATGACTGTATTCCTGGTACCGGTTCTCTATAGTTGGTGGGCTGAGAGAAAGATAAAAAAGAACGCTGAAGTATTCACCTCATCCTAA
- a CDS encoding TolC family protein translates to MKRTTVIIILVLLGLNPLMYAQELEEYLQIAAENNPELQAYFNEYLAALERVPQFGILPDPELNVGFFFQPMERFMGKQQADIQLMQMFPWFGMLRTQKDEASKMALAQYQGFEDAKNRLFYEVKNTWYDMYRLEQEISITEANLEILQTYERLALIRFQSAGGISSSSGSIQAGGSMNSSSTTSSGSSMGSMGGGMNQGNTAKASSSKSTSQSMGPSGASMGSGNSGMSDVLQIRMEINELKNTLSSLKDSRVPLQAEFNQLLNREYNEQVALPDTLSDKALTMERLALLDSITQNNPMLKMLDAETEVYEVQKKMARLEGKPMLGAGVNYMPFIPRSEDGMSMGGRDMIMPMVSVSIPIYRKQYAAKLKEAELKQQAVQQRKESTVNQLSVQWATALRDLDDANRRTALYREQSGLAQQTLNLLMTSYSSSGQGFEEVLKVQQQLLDYQLKQITSIVDQHTTVAMLEMLAATTLN, encoded by the coding sequence ATGAAAAGAACAACAGTAATAATCATACTAGTACTTCTGGGTCTGAATCCCCTTATGTATGCCCAGGAATTGGAGGAGTACCTTCAAATAGCAGCTGAGAACAATCCGGAGCTACAAGCTTACTTTAACGAGTATCTGGCTGCTCTGGAAAGAGTACCGCAGTTTGGGATTCTACCTGACCCTGAACTGAATGTTGGTTTTTTCTTCCAGCCAATGGAACGCTTTATGGGCAAGCAGCAGGCTGATATACAACTCATGCAGATGTTTCCCTGGTTTGGCATGCTCCGTACCCAAAAAGATGAAGCAAGTAAAATGGCATTGGCGCAATACCAAGGGTTTGAGGATGCTAAAAATCGCTTGTTCTACGAGGTAAAAAACACCTGGTATGACATGTACCGACTGGAGCAGGAAATCAGTATCACCGAGGCAAATCTGGAAATTCTCCAGACTTACGAACGTCTGGCATTGATCCGCTTTCAAAGTGCAGGTGGAATCTCTTCAAGCTCCGGCAGTATACAAGCAGGAGGTTCAATGAATAGTAGTTCCACAACTTCTTCAGGAAGCAGTATGGGCAGTATGGGAGGTGGTATGAATCAAGGGAACACTGCTAAGGCCAGTAGTTCCAAAAGTACTTCCCAGTCTATGGGGCCTTCCGGCGCTTCTATGGGTTCCGGCAATTCCGGGATGAGTGATGTACTGCAGATACGTATGGAGATCAACGAATTAAAAAACACACTGTCCTCGTTGAAAGATTCTCGTGTACCACTACAGGCTGAATTCAATCAATTACTCAACAGGGAGTATAACGAGCAAGTGGCATTACCAGATACTTTATCAGATAAGGCGCTCACTATGGAGCGACTTGCTTTGCTTGACAGCATCACTCAAAACAATCCCATGCTGAAAATGCTGGATGCTGAAACAGAAGTCTATGAAGTACAAAAGAAAATGGCTAGGCTGGAAGGCAAGCCTATGCTGGGAGCTGGGGTAAATTATATGCCATTCATCCCCCGTTCTGAAGACGGAATGTCTATGGGGGGTAGGGACATGATTATGCCTATGGTAAGCGTAAGCATTCCCATTTACCGGAAACAATACGCTGCTAAGCTCAAAGAGGCAGAGCTTAAACAGCAGGCTGTGCAGCAACGAAAGGAAAGTACCGTCAACCAGCTATCTGTGCAATGGGCTACTGCTCTGCGTGATCTGGATGATGCTAACCGGAGAACAGCCCTTTATCGTGAGCAATCCGGCTTGGCACAGCAAACGCTGAACTTGTTGATGACAAGTTATTCCTCAAGCGGACAAGGTTTTGAAGAAGTACTGAAGGTTCAGCAGCAATTGCTGGATTACCAGCTTAAACAAATTACATCCATCGTGGACCAGCATACTACTGTGGCTATGCTTGAGATGCTGGCAGCTACTACGTTGAATTAA
- a CDS encoding efflux RND transporter periplasmic adaptor subunit, protein MKTIVNNKIILLTIILALVFGGLIGWMAKPSVRHSEEEISTHQHDEHDDEVWTCSMHPQIRQSEPGQCPICGMDLIPASSNRSAADANPMVHEMTPEAVAMANINTSRVTGISPEGELFLTGKVKADEQRLSSVTAKFPGRIEQLFVNFTGQLIQPGQRLATVYSPELLTAQKELLEAIKSKETFPELYTSAREKLRLWKLSEKQIDGIEKTGEVREQFDVLADKGGIVTQRNVAQGDYISTGSVFFNIVDLSRVWIMMDAYETDLHFVNIGDEVSFTVAAVPGKTFSASVSYIDPIINPETRAASVRAETNNPAMELKPEMFVTARVQSELEAQEQSLAIPRTALLWSGKRSIVYIKVPDTEFPSYEMREITIGPQMGEMYLVEAGLEAGEEIVTNGVFAIDAAAQLSGNYSMLMRPESKTIEVPQPFRQQITQVAEAYFEVKNALVEDNGQAAEAATGQVQHALDQVDMRNLKGQAHDHWMMLKEQLEKAADMMQEAENLESQREHFAMLSESILEMTESFGLEKGKVYRDFCPMAFDNQGAFWLSETEEIRNPYFGEQMLTCGEVKETYRKGQRVFAKEKPVAPAAGGTHNH, encoded by the coding sequence ATGAAAACGATAGTAAACAATAAAATAATCCTGCTAACCATCATCCTGGCATTGGTGTTTGGAGGTCTCATCGGATGGATGGCTAAACCTTCTGTTAGACATTCTGAGGAAGAAATTTCTACTCATCAACATGATGAACACGATGATGAAGTCTGGACCTGCTCCATGCATCCACAGATCCGACAATCTGAGCCCGGCCAATGTCCCATTTGTGGCATGGATCTTATACCGGCGTCTTCCAACCGATCAGCAGCTGACGCTAACCCGATGGTGCATGAAATGACCCCTGAAGCAGTAGCGATGGCCAACATCAATACTTCACGGGTTACAGGCATTTCTCCTGAGGGAGAGTTGTTCCTCACAGGAAAGGTGAAGGCTGATGAACAGCGCCTCTCATCAGTGACAGCAAAGTTTCCCGGGCGTATTGAACAACTTTTTGTCAACTTCACCGGACAGCTCATACAGCCAGGACAAAGACTTGCCACCGTGTATTCCCCTGAGTTGCTGACCGCTCAGAAAGAGCTGCTGGAAGCCATTAAGTCTAAAGAGACTTTCCCTGAGCTTTATACATCGGCACGGGAAAAACTAAGGCTGTGGAAGCTCAGTGAGAAGCAAATTGATGGGATTGAAAAAACGGGAGAAGTAAGAGAGCAGTTTGATGTGCTGGCAGATAAAGGTGGCATAGTAACCCAACGCAATGTAGCGCAAGGTGACTATATAAGTACAGGGTCGGTATTTTTCAATATAGTAGATTTGAGCCGGGTCTGGATCATGATGGATGCTTATGAAACGGATCTACATTTTGTTAATATAGGTGATGAAGTCTCTTTTACAGTAGCAGCTGTTCCGGGAAAGACATTCAGTGCCAGTGTATCCTATATTGACCCTATCATCAATCCGGAAACGCGGGCCGCTTCTGTGCGGGCAGAAACAAATAACCCTGCTATGGAGCTTAAACCTGAAATGTTCGTCACTGCCCGTGTTCAGTCTGAGTTGGAGGCGCAGGAGCAGTCATTAGCCATTCCACGTACTGCTCTGCTATGGTCAGGCAAGCGATCCATTGTGTATATTAAAGTACCTGATACAGAATTTCCTTCTTATGAAATGCGTGAAATCACCATTGGTCCTCAAATGGGGGAAATGTATCTGGTAGAAGCAGGGTTGGAAGCTGGTGAAGAAATAGTAACCAATGGTGTATTTGCTATTGATGCCGCAGCCCAGCTTTCCGGCAACTATAGCATGCTCATGCGTCCTGAGTCAAAAACAATAGAAGTACCACAGCCTTTTCGGCAGCAGATTACGCAGGTAGCCGAAGCTTACTTTGAGGTGAAAAATGCTTTAGTCGAAGACAATGGACAAGCGGCTGAGGCTGCCACCGGTCAAGTACAGCATGCGCTTGATCAGGTAGACATGCGAAACCTCAAAGGGCAGGCACATGATCATTGGATGATGCTGAAAGAACAATTGGAAAAGGCTGCTGATATGATGCAGGAAGCTGAGAACCTGGAATCCCAAAGAGAGCACTTTGCCATGCTGTCAGAAAGCATATTGGAAATGACCGAATCCTTTGGGCTGGAAAAAGGCAAAGTGTACAGGGATTTCTGCCCTATGGCCTTTGACAATCAAGGTGCATTCTGGCTCAGTGAAACTGAAGAGATACGGAATCCTTACTTCGGAGAGCAGATGCTCACTTGCGGGGAAGTAAAGGAGACCTATCGGAAAGGGCAGCGGGTATTTGCAAAAGAAAAACCTGTGGCCCCAGCGGCCGGTGGAACCCATAATCATTAA
- a CDS encoding DUF3347 domain-containing protein has protein sequence MKMKNVKSILLAASLALVLPFTKTFAQSGHHDAEGHEMHQEQAASPEFKDKKLETAYQHYLHLKTALVASDANEAKKGAEMLATSLKEVSNATEAQKVASKIAQTTSLDKQREAFITLSESMGDLVKGALSSGAIYKAYCPMVNNNQGAYWLSESKEIRNPYFGDKMLKCGSVKEELN, from the coding sequence ATGAAAATGAAAAATGTAAAATCAATCCTTTTGGCTGCTAGCTTAGCTCTTGTACTACCCTTCACAAAGACTTTTGCCCAGTCTGGTCATCATGATGCAGAAGGGCACGAGATGCATCAGGAGCAGGCGGCTAGCCCGGAGTTTAAAGATAAAAAACTGGAAACTGCTTATCAGCATTATCTACACCTGAAAACTGCTTTGGTTGCCTCTGATGCCAATGAAGCCAAAAAAGGAGCTGAAATGCTAGCTACTTCCCTCAAAGAAGTCAGTAATGCAACAGAAGCACAAAAGGTAGCTTCGAAAATAGCACAGACTACCTCCCTTGATAAGCAACGGGAAGCTTTCATAACCTTGAGTGAATCTATGGGTGATTTGGTGAAAGGAGCTCTTTCCTCCGGAGCAATTTACAAAGCTTATTGCCCTATGGTCAACAACAATCAAGGAGCCTACTGGCTAAGTGAAAGTAAAGAAATCCGCAACCCTTACTTTGGAGATAAAATGCTAAAGTGTGGTTCGGTGAAGGAAGAATTAAACTAA
- a CDS encoding AraC family transcriptional regulator has translation MKNTTLHIKNMVCLRCIVAVREALKRIGVEVQHVELGYAEIGDSSHLDMHLIEETLKALGFELIHDKEKVLVEEIKVKIKEHLQYLDKTQATEPLSLFLSKSLGKNYGYLSNRFSKLESRTIEKYMVLLKIERVKELLDYGELTLSEIATKLGYSSVHYLSAQFKKVTGVSVTHYKKNLTPKRKFLDDL, from the coding sequence ATGAAAAACACAACCTTACATATCAAAAATATGGTTTGCCTGCGCTGCATTGTGGCAGTCCGTGAAGCACTAAAGCGAATAGGTGTAGAAGTACAACATGTAGAATTAGGTTATGCAGAAATCGGAGATTCTTCTCATCTGGATATGCATCTGATAGAAGAAACATTAAAAGCACTTGGCTTTGAGCTGATTCACGATAAAGAAAAAGTGCTGGTAGAAGAAATTAAAGTAAAGATCAAAGAGCACTTACAATACTTAGATAAAACCCAAGCGACAGAACCTTTATCACTTTTTTTGAGCAAAAGTCTGGGCAAAAACTATGGATATTTAAGTAATCGATTTTCTAAACTTGAGTCCCGGACAATTGAAAAGTACATGGTCTTGCTGAAAATAGAACGGGTAAAGGAATTGCTGGATTACGGTGAGCTGACGCTAAGTGAGATTGCCACAAAGCTGGGCTACAGCAGTGTCCATTATCTATCAGCACAATTTAAAAAAGTAACAGGAGTATCTGTCACCCATTACAAAAAGAACTTGACTCCCAAAAGAAAATTTCTGGATGATTTATGA
- a CDS encoding four-helix bundle copper-binding protein: MREHKEFIQKLADCASACQYCADQCLNEDDIAMMVDCIRTDRDCADSCIQAINFVSRQSQHVREAIEFCQKLCKECGDECAQHKMDHCQACAKACRACEEACESYLNIHA, encoded by the coding sequence ATGAGAGAACATAAAGAATTTATCCAAAAACTAGCAGATTGCGCATCTGCCTGCCAGTATTGTGCTGACCAATGCCTCAATGAAGACGACATTGCCATGATGGTGGACTGCATCCGTACCGACCGCGATTGCGCAGATTCCTGCATACAGGCCATTAATTTTGTATCCAGACAAAGCCAGCATGTCAGGGAAGCAATAGAGTTTTGCCAGAAGTTGTGCAAAGAATGTGGCGATGAATGTGCCCAGCACAAAATGGATCACTGCCAGGCTTGTGCCAAAGCTTGTCGTGCCTGCGAAGAGGCTTGTGAGAGTTATTTGAATATACACGCTTAG
- a CDS encoding vitamin K epoxide reductase family protein gives MKEDDENRDRNKGQQSKKKQKPKQGGMAMRGVSRPMAENQIRQHHQKQQDKQQDDQHSKSEEHQQHGGGHQMMSHDQRMQMLHMHHMQTLWVYWMLVMLGFWMVLSPLTFSYAQSMAEPSGGREIWLSLSQRAAIMTWSDIISGLLLIFFGWRSLTPNRPVSMWICCFVGVWLSIAPLVFWAPNAAAYINDTLVGVLVIGLTILIPGMPNMITYMKMGSEVPPGWSYNPSSWPQRWIMIVAGFIGWMVSRYLGAYQLGYIDQIWDPFFGEGSRLVLDSNMSHSLPVSDGGMGALAYTFEFLMGWMGAPTRWRTMPWMVTFFGILVIPLGLVHIFLVISQPVVVGYWCTFCLLAAAVMLPMIPLEIDEVVAMGQHMVQAKKRGDSFWKVFWKGGKPIEHNMDERSPKIMELPQHPWKVFKASIWGMSFPWTLVVSTVLGIWLMCAPAVFGVGIEASAADVNHLGGSLIVVVSVICMGEVVRIGRYINVLLGLAVAVLPWLVQDSNLALNISGAVAGLAVAALSIPRGPVKESYGLWNKYVR, from the coding sequence ATGAAAGAGGACGACGAAAACAGAGATAGAAACAAAGGTCAGCAGTCTAAAAAGAAACAAAAGCCTAAACAGGGCGGTATGGCAATGCGGGGCGTAAGTCGTCCCATGGCAGAAAATCAGATTCGCCAGCACCATCAAAAGCAGCAGGACAAGCAACAAGACGATCAGCATAGCAAAAGTGAGGAGCATCAGCAGCATGGAGGCGGGCATCAGATGATGAGCCATGACCAGCGTATGCAAATGCTGCACATGCACCATATGCAAACGCTTTGGGTCTACTGGATGCTGGTGATGCTGGGTTTCTGGATGGTACTGTCGCCTCTGACCTTCAGCTATGCCCAATCCATGGCTGAGCCCAGCGGGGGACGCGAAATATGGCTTTCTTTATCACAGAGAGCTGCCATCATGACCTGGAGCGACATCATCAGCGGTTTGCTGCTGATCTTTTTTGGTTGGCGTTCTCTTACACCTAATCGTCCGGTGAGTATGTGGATCTGCTGTTTTGTAGGGGTATGGCTCAGCATTGCACCGCTCGTTTTCTGGGCACCCAACGCAGCGGCTTACATCAACGATACGTTGGTAGGCGTCCTGGTCATTGGACTCACCATTCTGATTCCCGGTATGCCCAACATGATCACCTATATGAAGATGGGCTCAGAGGTACCGCCCGGCTGGAGTTACAATCCTTCCAGCTGGCCTCAGCGCTGGATCATGATTGTGGCTGGTTTTATTGGTTGGATGGTTTCCCGTTATTTGGGAGCTTATCAGCTAGGGTACATTGATCAGATCTGGGACCCTTTCTTCGGAGAAGGTAGCCGTCTGGTGCTCGACTCCAATATGTCGCACTCCTTACCTGTTTCAGATGGAGGCATGGGCGCTTTGGCCTATACTTTTGAGTTTCTGATGGGCTGGATGGGTGCGCCTACCCGCTGGCGTACCATGCCCTGGATGGTGACCTTCTTTGGCATACTGGTCATTCCCCTGGGATTGGTACATATCTTCCTGGTCATCTCGCAACCAGTAGTAGTTGGGTACTGGTGTACTTTCTGCCTGCTGGCCGCCGCCGTCATGTTGCCCATGATTCCTCTGGAAATAGATGAAGTAGTGGCTATGGGTCAGCACATGGTACAGGCGAAAAAAAGAGGAGATTCGTTCTGGAAAGTATTCTGGAAAGGTGGCAAGCCCATAGAACACAATATGGATGAGCGTAGCCCGAAGATCATGGAGCTGCCTCAGCATCCCTGGAAGGTATTCAAAGCTTCTATCTGGGGAATGAGCTTTCCCTGGACTTTGGTGGTGTCTACTGTGCTGGGTATCTGGCTGATGTGTGCTCCTGCTGTTTTTGGTGTAGGCATAGAAGCCAGCGCTGCTGATGTCAACCATCTGGGAGGGTCGCTGATCGTGGTTGTATCCGTCATCTGTATGGGAGAAGTCGTGAGGATAGGGCGGTATATCAATGTCTTACTGGGATTGGCCGTAGCTGTGCTACCTTGGTTGGTGCAGGATAGTAACCTGGCGCTGAACATCAGCGGGGCTGTGGCTGGTTTGGCAGTAGCCGCTTTATCTATTCCTCGCGGTCCTGTCAAAGAAAGCTATGGGCTGTGGAACAAATATGTCAGGTAG